One window of Papaver somniferum cultivar HN1 chromosome 9, ASM357369v1, whole genome shotgun sequence genomic DNA carries:
- the LOC113311306 gene encoding putative F-box protein At3g23970: MASSTTFSSLTNDALVEIFAHLPLTSIYRFKSVSKEWLSNLSNPNFITKWFQVNNKFLPWIQYHIHTPHYLDRHPSRFRNAYPDSHSRLISRNDYGFSFEFLVNEKLLKGDKLFLLSSSNGLVLCFSFQSNGRGRYHVCNPLTRNWITIPSPLRYDASQYVYNGIFCEYSSLSASCCYKVVCIPRLWSSEKFIVDVFDSDFGEWISFEVSCDQEVSYRFHKSVITLNGVLYMLENNDRMLVYNLYQNIQNNGSNEHRCRLINFPNKRFTLYEFDDEFESCFSRTLGESEGQICYATSEVTGMQITVSVWALDEDKREMLHKDTFVDDTFAEICSRLCNVVCIQVSGFSPVDRNVVLLGCGHWVWWYNIQTRSFGELGHSSFLVNTGYMNESFVLKTMPTILASPTWTDEDDDLPSKYDMRDVFSVAQLFFSEEDI; the protein is encoded by the coding sequence ATGGCTTCTTCAACTACTTTTTCATCATTAACAAATGATGCCTTGGTTGAGATCTTTGCTCATCTTCCTCTAACTTCAATCTATCGTTTTAAGTCAGTCTCAAAGGAATGGTTATCTAACCTCTCAAACCCAAATTTTATTACCAAATGGTTCcaagttaacaacaaatttcttcctTGGATTCAATATCATATACATACTCCTCACTATCTTGATCGCCACCCATCCAGATTCAGAAATGCATATCCAGATTCACATTCACGGTTAATATCTAGAAATGATTATGGATTCTCTTTTGAGTTTCTTGTAAATGAGAAACTATTGAAAGGAGATAAACTATTCCTGTTAAGTTCTAGTAATGGTCTGGTACTTTGTTTTTCATTCCAATCAAATGGTAGGGGGAGGTATCATGTTTGTAATCCACTTACTCGAAATTGGATTACAATTCCTTCACCACTGCGATATGATGCTAGTCAATATGTATATAATGGTATATTTTGTGAGTATTCATCGCTATCTGCGAGTTGTTGTTACAAGGTTGTATGTATTCCAAGATTATGGTCTTCGGAGAAATTTATTGTCGATGTGTTTGATTCTGATTTCGGTGAATGGATAAGTTTTGAAGTTTCGTGTGATCAAGAGGTCTCGTATAGGTTTCATAAGAGTGTAATTACTCTTAATGGTGTTTTGTATATGCTAGAAAATAATGATAGAATGCTAGTTTATAATCTCTATCAGAACATTCAGAACAATGGAAGTAATGAACATCGGTGTAGGTTGATCAATTTTCCGAATAAAAGATTTACCCTGTATGAGTTTGATGATGAGTTTGAGAGCTGTTTCAGTCGTACTCTTGGAGAGTCAGAAGGACAGATTTGTTACGCTACATCTGAAGTCACTGGGATGCAAATAACGGTAAGTGTTTGGGCGCTTGATGAGGACAAAAGGGAAATGTTGCACAAGGATACTTTTGTTGACGATACTTTCGCAGAAATTTGTTCCCGGTTATGTAATGTTGTATGTATTCAGGTTTCAGGCTTCAGTCCGGTAGACCGTAATGTTGTGTTGCTTGGTTGCGGGCATTGGGTTTGGTGGTATAATATCCAAACCAGAAGCTTTGGAGAGCTGGGCCATTCTTCATTTTTGGTTAATACAGGGTATATGAACGAGTCATTTGTGCTAAAGACGATGCCAACAATACTTGCCTCGCCCACTTGGACAGATGAAGATGACGATTTGCCTTCCAAATATGATATGCGAGATGTTTTCTCGGTAGCTCAATTGTTCTTCTCCGAAGAAGACATATAG
- the LOC113311305 gene encoding uncharacterized protein LOC113311305, whose amino-acid sequence MKSRYHPAINMMLQVSEVQRMGDANNEDDLIRQLIGTAVRTPRAFDLNAGIPHHLFKTLSLWVSFGCISALMLKIIFWNVKSLRAIKRRGRVRVWLSINKPDIIVFQESLLPVCNDAIVRQIWGPGPMDWRALDAIGRSGGVLIIWNTKKVVLENYIIGNYSVNISCFDNLVWLLSGAYGPCATDERKLLWRELNLMYNIWELPWCLCGDFNEVRFIRERFRFLVNDAWDNQFHSITVSALAKPFSDHKPVCLVCDLEDWGPPPFRKCEKALSEIAALDEIGDDNALSSSQVYDRNNKKLEFENLADMKHLHWLGKSRMKWQLDGDRNTKFFHRITKMRRRRNTFAKLKINDNWVDDKQVIKDSIVKHFEDRFQCGDDHRMDLSGMLEVFTGTRYH is encoded by the exons ATGAAGTCACGATATCATCCTGCAATCAATATGATGTTGCAAGTTAGTGAGGTTCAACGTATGGGTGATGCTAATAATGAAGATGATTTAATTCGTCAACTTATTGGAACTGCTGTTAGAACTCCTCGAGCATTTGATTTGAATGCAGGGATACCTCACCATCTTTTTAAGACTCTTTCTCTTTGGGTTTCTTTTGGTTGTATATCTGCTTTAATGTTAAAAATCATTTTTTGGAATGTTAAAAGCCTTAGGGCTATCAAAAGAAGGGGTAGAGTCAGAGTTTGGTTATCAATCAATAAGCCTGATATCATAGTGTTTCAGGAATCTTTACTTCCTGTCTGCAATGATGCTATTGTTAGACAAATCTGGGGTCCTGGTCCTATGGACTGGAGAGCTTTAGATGCGATTGGTAGATCAGGGGGTGTACTAATTATTTGGAATACTAAAAAGGTGGTGTTGGAGAATTATATCATTGGTAACTATTCTGTGAACATTAGTTGTTTTGACAATTTGGTGTGGCTTCTTTCCGGTGCATATGGTCCTTGTGCTACTGATGAAAGAAAACTTCTTTGGAGAGAGCTAAATCTGATGTATAATATCTGGGAGCTCCCTTGGTGTCTTTGTGGAGACTTTAATGAAGTCAGATTTATAAGGGAAAGATTTCG ATTCTTAGTTAACGATGCTTGGGATAATCAATTTCATTCTATTACTGTCTCTGCTCTTGCCAAGCCCTTTTCTGATCATAAGCCTGTTTGTTTAGTGTGTGATTTGGAAGATTGGGGTCCTCCACCCTTCAG GAAATGTGAGAAGGCTCTTTCGGAAATTGCAGCTCTAGATGAAATTGGTGATGATAatgctctttcttcttctcaagtatATGATAGAAACAATAAGAAGTTGGAGTTTGAAAATTTGGCTGATATGAAACACCTTCATTGGTTGGGGAAGTCTAGAATGAAATGGCAGCTGGATGGGGATAGAAACACGAAGTTTTTTCATCGAATTActaagatgagaagaagaagaaataccttTGCTAAGCTCAAAATCAATGATAATTGGGTGGATGATAAACAAGTTATTAAGGACAGTATTGTTAAGCACTTCGAAGACAGATTTCAGTGTGGGGATGATCATAGAATGGATCTCAGTGGGATGCTTGAAGTATTTACGGGAACCAGATATCATTAG